One genomic region from Nymphaea colorata isolate Beijing-Zhang1983 chromosome 10, ASM883128v2, whole genome shotgun sequence encodes:
- the LOC116263151 gene encoding protein DETOXIFICATION 44, chloroplastic-like isoform X2, with amino-acid sequence MAAIVPHLVQCFHPPQQRRRTCSFYSPVRLHKFPNPSRRDTKLVADTLPVRAKSSPKNDTVNSRTRQKASVSKEAEKGRGWVSTIMQGLSFSELVKDQLVLDILAIALPALLALAADPVTSLVDTAFIGHLGSAELAGVGVSISVFNLVSKLFNIPLLNITTSFVAEEEVLVGNAENASPTGEITKRVLPSVSASLVLAAGLGIAEAIALSIGSGYFLNIMGIPADSPMHLPAEQFLALRGLGAPAVVIALAAQGSFRGFKDTKTPLYAIGAGNLLNAVLDPILMFTFNLGVGGAAIATVMSEYVIALILLWELNSRVMLIPPKLQMIQLDRFINSGRTIAVLSTFTLGTSMAARQGPIPMAAHQICLQIWLAVSLLNDSLALSGQALLAGAYSQGDYKQARLIIHRVLQIGLLTGIGLSILLYLCFGIFVELFTTDSSVLEIVRSGVLFVAGSQPINALAFVFDGIYYGVSDFNYAAYSMVLVGFTSSLFLFLGAHAFGLAGVWAGLFLFMSLRLAAGIWRLSTQAGPWKMLPTEVDIEIVD; translated from the exons ATGGCAGCAATAGTGCCACACCTTGTCCAATGTTTTCACCCTCCCCAGCAGCGCAGAAGAACTTGCTCTTTCTATTCACCTGTTCGTCTCCACAAGTTTCCGAACCCAAGCAGGAGAGATACAAAGTTGGTGGCTGATACTCTTCCTGTACGTGCAAAGTCTTCACCGAAGAATGACACGGTTAATTCCAGGACTCGTCAAAAAGCTAGTGTTTCAAAAGAAGCCGAAAAGGGTAGAGGATGGGTGAGCACTATTATGCAAGGACTCAGCTTCAG TGAGTTGGTCAAAGACCAACTTGTGCTAGACATTCTTGCCATCGCCTTACCAGCCTTGTTGGCACTTGCAGCAGATCCAGTCACCTCCTTGGTCGACACCGCATTCATAGGCCATTTGG GATCGGCCGAGTTGGCTGGTGTTGGCGTCTCAATTTCTGTGTTTAATCTGGTGTCAAAACTGTTCAACATCCCTCTGCTCAATATCACGACGTCCTTTGTTGCTGAAGAAGAGGTTCTAGTCGGTAATGCAGAAAATG CATCACCAACGGGCGAAATAACCAAGAGAGTGCTTCCATCAGTTTCAGCATCGTTAGTGCTCGCCGCTGGTCTTGGTATTGCAGAGGCAATTGCGCTATCAATTGGTTCGGGGTACTTCCTGAATATCATGGGTATACCTGCT GATTCACCAATGCACCTACCAGCTGAGCAGTTTCTTGCACTAAGAGGTCTTGGTGCTCCAGCGGTAGTCATAGCTCTCGCAGCACAAGGATCATTTCGTGGATTCAAAGACACAAAGACTCCTCTTTATGCCATAG GTGCTGGAAACTTACTTAATGCGGTTTTGGATCCGATCTTGATGTTTACTTTTAATTTGGGTGTTGGTGGTGCTGCCATTGCTACTGTAATGTCTGA GTATGTGATTGCTCTTATTCTTCTGTGGGAGTTGAATTCAAGAGTGATGCTTATTCCTCCAAAGCTTCAAATGATTCAGTTAGATCGTTTCATAAATTCAG GAAGAACCATTGCGGTGCTTTCTACCTTTACACTTGGCACATCTATGGCTGCACGACAAGGCCCAATTCCAATGGCTGCACATCAGATTTGTTTGCAGATTTGGTTGGCAGTGTCTCTTCTTAATGATTCTTTAGCTCTTTCTGGTCAG GCACTACTTGCAGGTGCTTATTCTCAAGGTGACTACAAGCAAGCTCGATTAATCATTCACAGGGTTTTACAG ATTGGGCTATTGACAGGAATTGGTTTGTCTATTTTACTCTATCTCTGTTTTGGCATTTTTGTGGAACTGTTTACAACAGATTCTTCTGTATTGGAGATTGTCCGTTCTGGCGTTCTG TTTGTTGCAGGCTCACAGCCCATCAATGCTCTTGCGTTTGTTTTTGATGGGATTTATTATGGAGTTTCAGACTTCAATTATGCTGCATATTCCATG GTCTTGGTTGGATTTACATCTTCATTGTTCCTATTCTTGGGGGCACATGCTTTTGGACTCGCAGGAGTCTGGGCAGGGTTGTTTCTTTTTATGAGCTTACGGTTGGCTGCAGGAATTTGGAG GTTGAGTACCCAGGCTGGGCCATGGAAGATGCTTCCGACTGAAGTGGACATTGAGATCGTTGACTAG
- the LOC116263151 gene encoding protein DETOXIFICATION 44, chloroplastic-like isoform X1: MAAIVPHLVQCFHPPQQRRRTCSFYSPVRLHKFPNPSRRDTKLVADTLPVRAKSSPKNDTVNSRTRQKASVSKEAEKGRGWVSTIMQGLSFSELVKDQLVLDILAIALPALLALAADPVTSLVDTAFIGHLGSAELAGVGVSISVFNLVSKLFNIPLLNITTSFVAEEEVLVGNAENASPTGEITKRVLPSVSASLVLAAGLGIAEAIALSIGSGYFLNIMGIPADSPMHLPAEQFLALRGLGAPAVVIALAAQGSFRGFKDTKTPLYAIGAGNLLNAVLDPILMFTFNLGVGGAAIATVMSEYVIALILLWELNSRVMLIPPKLQMIQLDRFINSGFLLTGRTIAVLSTFTLGTSMAARQGPIPMAAHQICLQIWLAVSLLNDSLALSGQALLAGAYSQGDYKQARLIIHRVLQIGLLTGIGLSILLYLCFGIFVELFTTDSSVLEIVRSGVLFVAGSQPINALAFVFDGIYYGVSDFNYAAYSMVLVGFTSSLFLFLGAHAFGLAGVWAGLFLFMSLRLAAGIWRLSTQAGPWKMLPTEVDIEIVD; the protein is encoded by the exons ATGGCAGCAATAGTGCCACACCTTGTCCAATGTTTTCACCCTCCCCAGCAGCGCAGAAGAACTTGCTCTTTCTATTCACCTGTTCGTCTCCACAAGTTTCCGAACCCAAGCAGGAGAGATACAAAGTTGGTGGCTGATACTCTTCCTGTACGTGCAAAGTCTTCACCGAAGAATGACACGGTTAATTCCAGGACTCGTCAAAAAGCTAGTGTTTCAAAAGAAGCCGAAAAGGGTAGAGGATGGGTGAGCACTATTATGCAAGGACTCAGCTTCAG TGAGTTGGTCAAAGACCAACTTGTGCTAGACATTCTTGCCATCGCCTTACCAGCCTTGTTGGCACTTGCAGCAGATCCAGTCACCTCCTTGGTCGACACCGCATTCATAGGCCATTTGG GATCGGCCGAGTTGGCTGGTGTTGGCGTCTCAATTTCTGTGTTTAATCTGGTGTCAAAACTGTTCAACATCCCTCTGCTCAATATCACGACGTCCTTTGTTGCTGAAGAAGAGGTTCTAGTCGGTAATGCAGAAAATG CATCACCAACGGGCGAAATAACCAAGAGAGTGCTTCCATCAGTTTCAGCATCGTTAGTGCTCGCCGCTGGTCTTGGTATTGCAGAGGCAATTGCGCTATCAATTGGTTCGGGGTACTTCCTGAATATCATGGGTATACCTGCT GATTCACCAATGCACCTACCAGCTGAGCAGTTTCTTGCACTAAGAGGTCTTGGTGCTCCAGCGGTAGTCATAGCTCTCGCAGCACAAGGATCATTTCGTGGATTCAAAGACACAAAGACTCCTCTTTATGCCATAG GTGCTGGAAACTTACTTAATGCGGTTTTGGATCCGATCTTGATGTTTACTTTTAATTTGGGTGTTGGTGGTGCTGCCATTGCTACTGTAATGTCTGA GTATGTGATTGCTCTTATTCTTCTGTGGGAGTTGAATTCAAGAGTGATGCTTATTCCTCCAAAGCTTCAAATGATTCAGTTAGATCGTTTCATAAATTCAG GTTTTCTTTTGACAGGAAGAACCATTGCGGTGCTTTCTACCTTTACACTTGGCACATCTATGGCTGCACGACAAGGCCCAATTCCAATGGCTGCACATCAGATTTGTTTGCAGATTTGGTTGGCAGTGTCTCTTCTTAATGATTCTTTAGCTCTTTCTGGTCAG GCACTACTTGCAGGTGCTTATTCTCAAGGTGACTACAAGCAAGCTCGATTAATCATTCACAGGGTTTTACAG ATTGGGCTATTGACAGGAATTGGTTTGTCTATTTTACTCTATCTCTGTTTTGGCATTTTTGTGGAACTGTTTACAACAGATTCTTCTGTATTGGAGATTGTCCGTTCTGGCGTTCTG TTTGTTGCAGGCTCACAGCCCATCAATGCTCTTGCGTTTGTTTTTGATGGGATTTATTATGGAGTTTCAGACTTCAATTATGCTGCATATTCCATG GTCTTGGTTGGATTTACATCTTCATTGTTCCTATTCTTGGGGGCACATGCTTTTGGACTCGCAGGAGTCTGGGCAGGGTTGTTTCTTTTTATGAGCTTACGGTTGGCTGCAGGAATTTGGAG GTTGAGTACCCAGGCTGGGCCATGGAAGATGCTTCCGACTGAAGTGGACATTGAGATCGTTGACTAG
- the LOC116263341 gene encoding uncharacterized protein LOC116263341: MCSSAPSILRAQSAAPKITCSPSRCRRLSFLESSLKIHNGTDLSGFTNAVRGRMAVSFRRSRVQMMSTSPAATQAVVDDALFSDYKPTCAFLFPGQGAQTVGMGQETKNVQAAADLFQKANEILGYDLLDVCINGPKDKLDSTVISQPAIYVTSLAAVEMLRARDGGQQILDAVDVTCGLSLGEYTALAFSGAFSFEDGLKLVKLRGEAMQEASDAARSAMVSVIGLDSEKVQLLCDAANEEVDAENKVQIANFLCPGNYAVSGGLKGVEAVEAKAKSFKARMTVRLAVAGAFHTSFMEPAVSRLEAALATTEFRRPRIPVISNVDAQPHSDPTTIKNILARQVTSPVQWETTVKTLISKGLKKSYELGPGKVIAGIIKRIDKGADIENIGA; this comes from the exons ATGTGTTCTTCGGCTCCGTCCATTTTGAGGGCACAATCTGCCGCGCCCAAGATCACCTGCTCCCCTTCGAGATGCAGGAGGCTTTCTTTTCTCGAATCGTCTCTCAAGATCCACAATGGTACTGATCTCTCTGGCTTTACTAATGCGGTTCGAGGGCGAATGGCGGTCTCATTTCGGAGATCAAGGGTTCAGATGATGAGCACGTCGCCCGCAGCCACTCAGGCCGTTGTCGACGACGCGTTATTCTCCGATTACAAGCCAACTTGTGCTTTTCTCTTCCCTGGTCAG GGCGCACAGACTGTAGGAATGGGCCAAGAGACTAAGAATGTGCAAGCTGCTGCAGATCTGTTccagaaagcaaatgaaatacTTGG ATATGATCTTCTTGACGTGTGCATCAATGGGCCAAAAGATAAATTGGATTCAACCGTGATAAGCCAG CCAGCGATCTATGTCACAAGCTTGGCAGCAGTCGAGATGCTTCGTGCTCGTGATGGAGGTCAGCAAATACTAGATGCAGTTGATGTCACCTGTGGCCTTAGCTTGGGAGAATACACGGCTCTTGCATTTTCAGGAGCTTTTAG TTTTGAAGATGGCCTCAAGCTTGTGAAATTGCGAGGAGAAGCCATGCAG GAAGCTTCTGATGCTGCTAGAAGTGCCATGGTCAGTGTTATAGGCCTAGACTCGGAGAAAGTTCAATTGCTATGTGATGCAGCAAATGAAGAGGTTGATGCTGAAAACAAAGTGCAGATTGCAAATTTTCTTTGCCCT GGAAACTATGCTGTCTCTGGTGGTCTGAAAGGGGTGGAAGCAGTAGAGGCCAAGGCCAAGTCATTCAAGGCTCGAATGACA GTACGGCTTGCAGTTGCTGGTGCTTTTCATACTAGTTTCATGGAACCAGCCGTTTCAAGGCTGGAAGCAGCTTTGGCGACAACTGAATTTAGAAGACCAAGGATACCAGTGATATCTAATGTTGATGCACAGCCACATTCGGATCCCACAACCATTAAGAACATTTTGGCTCGTCAG GTCACTTCACCAGTTCAATGGGAAACAACAGTGAAAACGCTGATCTCCAAGGGTCTGAAGAAAAGTTACGAGCTGGGTCCTGGCAAG GTGATTGCGGGAATTATAAAGAGGATTGACAAAGGAGCTGATATTGAAAACATTGGCGCATAA